The Lutra lutra chromosome 16, mLutLut1.2, whole genome shotgun sequence genome segment TCCCAGACTCACACATGTCTCTGGGCTGATAGTCTACGTCGGTGTACTAGGAAACCGTACacggtggggtggggacagggggagATTTCAAGGCCCCCGAAGTGAGCATTCATTCTCTCCCCTGCCAAAAATGCTGTCTTCTCAGCCCAGATTAAACCAGGTTCACTCTGGTCACCCTTTGGCTCTCTCCCGTTCAGAGGTTTCGCTGGGGCTGTGATGAAGATGGAGAAGGTGGCGTAGCTGTGGCCGGCAGCCAGCTGGGAGGGAGGCTGCATCAGTGGGCAGCACTCGCCGGCTTGGCTGTTGGTTCCAATCCAAAGCCGTGATGTTTATTTAGCAGGGATACACGTCACGCCCTTGGGTTAGGTCAAAAAATTCTTGCACAGTGGCGATGGCCTGGGGAAGCAGCTCATGTGGGCTTCAGGGTTTCAGGAGACCCTGAATCCCGGCCAAGTCCGTGGTATCACACTCCTATGGAATGGTTGCTCCTAGTTGAGGCCACAGGGGAAAGGTGGTCTGGTGGCCAGGAGGAGGGGTCTCTGTGCTACGCAGGCTCACACAGAGCAGGGTCCTCCGGATGTTAGGTTTGGTTTAGGATGGAGAATATGGAAGTAGGGCATGGAGCGTCACAGAAGCTGCCTTCCTTCCCCTGGATGTGGGGCCGTCGCCGCTAAGACAAGGACGCTGACAGTAGTGAGCAGCCTCTTTGCCGCTGAGGTACGTCCCGTGATTATTGCAAGAAAACCTACTTAAGTGACGTCGtcaggatcacacagctaataagttaCAGAGccgggacttgaactcaggtctgACTCAAATCTACGGACTTGAACACCAGACTAAACTTTTCAAGGTAACTTCCCAGGGCAGAACCCAGACAAGGTCTGGCCAAAGGTCTGGCCTTTCCAGCCAAGCATGTTGTTCAGCAGCAGAAgggaagtaatgagcactggtggGGACACAACATTcttccagcccctgcccctccaggctGCGCTGGGGATGCTCAGCTaacctgtctcttcctcttcctctgtgtttggctgtccctccctctctgcgcTTCTTTGTGGAGGGagatttttccctctttgctttcCCTCCAGGTGTGTGTCTCTGACTCTGGCCTCCACCTCCTTCCTGTCTGTGCGctcatcttttcttttgcttctgtctccctccctgtacCCGTCCCGCTCTCTCTGCAGGACGCCGCAGTGGACATGGGTGGCGCTCTGGGGTCAGCCCTGCTGCTCACCTCACTCCTCggggcctgggcagggctgggcccggGTCAGGGTGAGCAAGCTGTGACAGTGGCCGTGGTGTTTGGCAGCTCGGGGCCACCACACGCCCAAGTTCGCACCCGCCTCACCTCCCAGAGCTTCATGGACCTGCCTCTGGAGATCCAGCCGCTCACCGTGGGCGTCAACAACACCAACCCCAGCAGCCTCCTCACCCAGATCTGCGGGCTCCTCGGGGCGGCGCGCGTCCACGGCATTGTCTTTGAGGACAACGTGGGCACCGAGGCCGTGGCGCAGATCCTGGACTTCATCTCCTCCCAGACCCATGTGCCTATCCTCAGCATCAGTGGGGGCTCGGCTGTGGTCCTCACCCCCAAGGTGCCTGTCCAAACTCATGTCCTCTCACCCCTTGGGCTGGGAGCCGggctgggagccaggctggggctgCGGGAGTGGGGCTGAGGCTGGGCCGGGGAGAGACTTAGGTTCTGGGCGGCTGGGATGGGGCGGCaccagcagggaggtgggggctgagggTATGACATGGGCGAGCTGTGGGAATGCTGTTCTCATGTTCTAGAAGATAAACGTTCTGGGCTACTTTCACATTGTGTCTGGATGAGGGGGTGTGGGTGGAGAGCTCATCTCTGGCTTTGGTGGGCAACCCTGGTccaccttctctctgcttctctgacctTCCTCGGTCAAGCTCCAGACCCAGCAGCAGAGGGGCAGGCTGGGCAGAGAAGCTGATGCAGTTGACCGGCAGGGAGACCATCCAGTGGCAGGTCACCGTCccaggcatgggggaggggcgcccTCACAGAGTTTGCATCCTGTGGGGAGAAAGTTCCAAACCCACATTCGTCTTCAGTCTCAGCTGACACCAGTGATCTAAAGGAAAAACGCAGGATGCCGGGAGGGTCTAAGAGGGCCCCCATTTGGGTAGGGGGCTGGTCAGAGAAGGTTTCTTTAGAAATATTGAAGGTGTGGAGGATGAGAGAGAGTTGGAAAGTtgtgtgggggtggaggaaggggggaCAGTGTTCCAGCCCAAGTCATCAGGTGGTGTGATGGCAGCCAGGTGGAAGGAGCTGGAGTTCTtgagaggaggctggagaggaaggtGAGATCCTGAGCACACAGGAAGATATTTGGTTTTTATCCTAATTAATGGGGTGAGGGGTGCAAGATGATGTTGAGGGGAGATACCGATCTGGTTTGCCattcttttatgattattatttattatggaGAAATTTGAGCCTACATAGGAGAGTATAATGACCTCATGAACCATCCACCCTCTGCCAACCCCGCCCCATCCTTGTGTCCACCCACTCCCCCCTCTTCTGTGTCATTTTGAGGCAAAACCGTATTGTCCCATCCGGAAATACTTCCTTATATATTTCTGATAGATAAGAGCTTAAAAACGAAACCACCATCCATGATcacatctaaaaaacaaaattccttaaCACCATCAACTACCCAGGCAGTGTTCAAGTTTCCCCACTGTTTCATAAACATCTAAATGCTTATTCTGAAATGCGTTTGCTTGAATCAAGAAAGAAATCCGGTTTCCACTAGTGATTGGCTGATGTCGTTTCGGAGCCTCCATCTCTAGGatcctcctccatctctctttctcttgcaatTTGTTTGTTGAAGGAACTGGGTTACTTGTCCTGTAGGGTTGTCCCGGATTTGCTCTTTATAAAAAGATTGGGACAGTCGTAGTGTGGTGAAATCCTGGGGGCCTGCAGGGGCAGCAGGGAGACCACagttgcggggggcggggggcgtggATTGTGTTAGACCAGGCTCCAGCCGGCAGTGCCCTCGGCATTTGTGATGGTGGAGATGGTGGAGAGGAGGGACTTTCTCATCCCCAGGGCTCCGTAGAGGATGCTGTTTCCCTAGTTACCTTTGGACCCGACAGTAACTCTCAGCATGGTGGTTCTCTGCCTTAACAGggttttagaaaaatacagacGCGCAGGGTCCCATCTCTGAGGTTCTGATTCAGCTGGTCTGAGGCAGCGCTTCCCAAACTGGCGGGCTCAAGAATCGCCTGAAaagcttgttaaaatacagattcttgggCTCCATCCCCAGATTCTGATCCCAGGTGTGCGATgcgcctgagaatttgcatttccaacaagctccGCGGGGGCAGCGGACGCCGCGGGTCTTCGGTCCAGCATTGCTCGGGTGGGGGGCCGCTCGAGTAGCTTTAAAAGCCCTTCAGGTGATTCCAACGGGCAGCAGGGGTTAGGAACCACGTCGGGGCGGGAGGCAGGTGTTGCGGCACGGGGGCTCGCGGGACCAGCCGCGGGCGTCTAGGTCAGGGGACGGAGGCCGGAACAGCAGTAGGGGCGGGGcgctccgcccccgccccggctcaggccccgcccccgccccgcccccaggagCCGGGCTCCGCCTTCCTGCAGCTGGGCGTGTCCCTGGAGCAGCAGCTGCAGGTGCTGTTCAAGGTGCTGGAGGAGTACGACTGGAGCGCGTTCGCCGTGATCACCAGCCTGCACCCGGGGCACGCGCTCTTCCTGGAGGGGGTGCGCGCCGTGGCCGACGCCAGCTACCTGAGCTGGCGGCTGCTGGACGTGCTCACGCTGGAACTGGGCCCGGGCGGGCAGCGCGCGCACATCCAGCGCCTGCTGCGCCAGGTCGACGCCCCGGTGCTGGTGGCCTACTGCTCGCGCGAGGAGGCCGAGGTGCTCTTCGCCGAGGCGGCACAGGCCGGTCTGGTGGGGCCCGGACACGTGTGGCTGGTGCCCAGCCTGGCGCTGGGCAGCACCGACGCGCCCCCCGCCGCCTTCCCCGTGGGCCTCATCAGCGTCGTCACCGAGAGCTGGCGCCTCAGCCTCCGCCAGAAGGTCCGCGACGGCGTGGCCATCCTGGCTCTGGGCGCCCACGGCTACCAGAGGCAGCATGGTGCCCTGCCATCCCCGGCTGGGGACTGCCGTGGCCATCCCGGGCCTGTCAGCCCTGCCCGGGAGGCCTTCTACAGGTGGGCACCTGCCGAGGGCATGGGAGGGGGCACCGTGCTTCCGGGGACCTGGGCTGCACTGAGCTTGGGTTCCCTGGCCACACCTCCCACTAGCTGTGTGCCCAGGGGCCAAGttacctcacctctctgagcttagTTTCCACAACTGATAAAAAAAGCCAGGTGTGAGGATGTGTCGGGGATCGGGGAGGGGGTGTGTCAATACAGGAATAAGGTCACAGTCAGTGACtcctggtggtggtgatggcggTGAGgtagaaagtgggggaggggggcctcTGGTCCTAGGCAGGGCTGCGGGGACACCCTGGTTTCTCTCCCCTACCACAGGCACCTACTGAACGTCACCTGGGAGGGCCGAGACTTCTCCTTCAGCCCGGGTGGGTACCTGGTCCAGCCCACCATGGTTGTGATCGCCCTCAACCGCCACCGCCTCTGGGAGATGGTGAGAAGGGGGTGAGCCTGGGGTTCCATGGTATCCTCTCACTTTGTCCCCAGCCCCTCTTGTCCCACAGCTGAGCAGAGGGTCCCTTCTGTCCTTCATCCAGCCCCTCATCCTTCAGGCTGAGGCATCTGCACTGCACCAGGGTGGGTGAGGCCCCTCGGCTCAGGGCTCCCACGGACCCTCACCTCCCTCCACCATAGAACCTGTCAAGGGCTTAGCACCTAGTCCTGTCCCTCGGGGACTCACCCACAGCTGTGCTGGCCAGACGGACATGTGAACAAATAGAATTCAGGGAGATCAGTGCTTGAGGACAGATATGTGCAAAGCATTATGAGGGTACAGAGAAGGGCCAAAAATCAGTTCTACCTTCCAAGCAGAGAACTGGGGAAGGATTCAAAGAATTTGGGACATTTGGGCTGTGCCCTGGAGGGCTGAGTGGCAGCCCATCAGGAAGGGATACTAGCCTGGTCTATGtagaaagaggggcagaagggtTTGAGGCATTTTTAAGTGATGTGTTTGGGGTGTGGCGGCTGAGGAGGAAGAGTGGGGTGAAAGGGGTCAGGTGGACATGAGTGGGGAAGGCCTTGAGTACTGGGGGAAGGACTTTATACTGAGGTCAGGGTCGGGGGAGTGGGGAGCGGGGAGAGACAGGCTCGGGTCTGGGCTCCAGGGTGATGCTGCAGGCCAGCAGCATTTTGGAGGCTAGATCGGAAAAGCGCAGGgaccagaggctgggagggggctgcagggagCCCTCCCTTCTGGTCCATGCCAAGCGCCTTGACCCAactctcctgctcccccagtGCTCCTGCCCCAGATGTCCCTAGGTTAGGGAGGGGGATTCTTGGCCCTGGCAGGGCTCATCAGAGGCCCCACCTAGAGAGTGGGGGGATTTGGGCTGGAGGTCCCTGGCTGAAGCTGGTCACCCTTTGCAGGTGGGGCGCTGGGACCACGGCGTCCTCCACATGAAGTACCCAGTGTGGCCTCGCTATAGCGCATCTCTCCAACCTGTTGTGGACAGCCGGCACGTGACAGTGGCCACGCTGGAAGAGCGGCCCTTTGTCATTGTGGAGAGCCCTGACCCCGGCACAGGCGGCTGTGTGCCCAACACCGTGCCTTGCCGCAGGCAGAACAACCAAACCTTCAGGTCCGCGAGAATGTGCGGGAAGGCAGCTGTGTGCTGCCGCGCGATGGCAGCCGTGTGTGGTTTGCGCTTGGGTGAGGGGGGTTGGGGGCCATCTGCCAAACCGGGAGGAGCTGCGGGCTCTGACTTCTGGTGGTCTCTTGGTGGCAGCAGCGGTGACACAGCCCCCTACACCAAGCTTTGCTGTAAGGGTTTCTGCATTGACATCCTCAAGAAGCTGGCCAAGGTGGTCAAGTTCTCCTATGACCTGTACCTGGTGACCAATGGCAAGCATGGCAAGAGGGTTCGGGGCGTGTGGAACGGCATGATCGGGGAGGTAGGCCCGCCCCAAGGTCTACCTGAGCCCACCCCCCTGCTGGCTCGCCACCCCAGGCCCCACATATTGCTCAGCCACTGCCTTGTTCCTGTGCTGGGGGTCAgtcagggcagggcctgggcccAGCTCCCGAGGCTCTCCCAGCTTGCAGGGAAGATGGGGTGTCACCAGTAATGTTCCCTGGGCTGGCTAGTACTTCTAGCGGAGCTCTGAGGACCCCAGATGGGAACAGCCGTCTCAACCCTGGGGGTGCTggcagggtggctgggggaggctggggagggtgcTCCAGCCAGTGAGCCACATCCTTCAACTGGGGTCTGGCCCCCGTGGCCCCAGGTGTACTACAAGCGGGCAGACATGGCCATCGGCTCCCTCACCATCAACGAGGAGCGCTCCGAGATTGTGGACTTCTCTGTGCCCTTCGTGGAGACAGGCATCAGCGTGATGGTGGCCCGCAGCAATGGCACCGTCTCCCCGTCGGCCTTCCTGGGTGCGGCTCGGGGTGGACAGGGAGGGCTCCGGGCTCTGAGGGGGATGCTTGGGAACAGGGAGATTGGGGCGGGCCTCAGAGGGTCAGCGTGGCGGTGGGTGCCTGAGGCTGCAGGAGCATAGGGCGCAGAGGGAAGAGGTGAAGCCCGTGGTCCATTTTGAGCCCGAGTGTCCGGTGAGGAGGGTGGAGGGGCCATTGTGAGGGGCGGGAAAGCTGGGAAGGCAGGCTGACTTTGGGAGGCACCTCCTGGGTAGGACACACTGGGGAGAAGCTCCACAGGGAGCGGGAGGAGCCGACCCAGAGTGGGAAGTGGTGCCAGTTTGTGGCTTAATGGGAATTCAGCCTTTGCGCCAAGCCTCACACGAGCTGCTGAGGATGCGGCCATGGTCCTGGCTCACCAAGGGCCCTGTCAGCGGTCAGTGGGACTTGCAGTGTGAGGTTTGCAGAGAGCTACGAGGACAGGCAAgccaggagcagaggagagaatcCCTTTCCTGCTGCCTGGCTTTGAGCAAGTCACCGAAGCTCTCTGAGCAGGGTTCCTCAGCCGCACGCAGGGGACAACAGACCCCACCCCGCAGGACGGGCATTGCATCAGGGCACCTGCTTACGGCAGTGATGCCTCCTTGCCCAGGGAGACTGAACCCATCGAGCAGACTTGTCGGAGCAGCTCAGTTGGGctccccagctcctggggctCCCGGGGCTCCCGGGCCCTGTCAGTAGATCAAAAGTGAGATTTGATCTCAAAGACCCCGATTCCAGGCAGAACCAGCAGCTCATCCACGCTAGGCCAGGCAGGGCACGTCCAGACCAGGAGTGTGGTTAGCGGTGCTGGCAGGCGAGGGCAGAGAGGGAACGAGAAAATGCCTTGGGCAAGCAGCCCGTGGCTCTGGCTCCACTCTGTGGCAACTGGCCAGGTGGGGAGGAcgagagggaggaggatgggggatggAGCAGGTTACTGGCCTTGCAGGCTGGTgaatgggaagggaggggagagcacATGGGGTGTAAAATCTCTTTCTGTGAAAGGAAGTTGTGGATGGGAGTGGGATGCACGGAAGTTTCCTGGGGTGTTTGGATCCTGTCCCAGGGCAGAGAGGAGCGGAAACAGACTGCAGGAGAGCCTGACCTCCCTCTGTGTGGGTGTTCTCTCCTGGGCTTTGCTGCTCTGAGAGTCAGAGACCCCTTGGCTCGGTCCTTGGGGCTGATGGCCCCACTCTGATGGGCACCTGCCTGCACCCGGTGCTCTGGgctgtgggtgggagggatggtaGCGAGGCCTCTGAGCTGCCTCCCTCTGTTCCCAGAGCCCTACAGCCCTTCTGTGTGGGTGATGATGTTCGTTATGTGTCTCACTGTGGTGGCCATCACAGTCTTCATGTTTGAGTACTTCAGCCCAGTCAGCTACAACCAGAACCTCACCAGTGGCAAGAGTAAGCTCTCAGCCGGACCTGGGAGGGGGCACcatggggttggggtggaggggcgGGGCTCAGGGCCCCTCAGGGGCCCCCTGCAGAGAAGGCTGAATCTTGGGGGAGGTCTCTGGCTTGTGGTCAACCAGCAGGGGCcaatcagatacatgaaaaagagaaacaaggtgGGTTGGGTCGCCCTGGAGTGGGGATGGCTGGGGATGGGGCCCCACCCAGGACAGAGTGAAGACCTGAGTCCCTCTGTGCTCACCCTCTCACTCCCAGAGTCTGGGGGCCCATCCTTCACCATCGGCAAGTCTGTGTGGCTGCTGTGGGCGCTGGTCTTCAACAACTCGGTGCCCATCGAGAACCCCCGAGGCACCACCAGCAAGATCATGGTCCTAGTCTGGGCCTTCTTTGCTGTCATCTTCCTCGCCAGCTACACCGCCAACCTTGCTGCCTTCATGATCCAGGAGCAATACATTGACACTGTGTCCGGCCTCAGTGATAAGAAGGTCCTGGGGCCACCACTAGCAGAGGGCAGGGGCTGCCGGGAAAGGCGGGTGTCTGGGACCCAGGAGGGGAAACTCAaatggagcagggagcaggaaggagtTGGGAGCCTGGTGAGGAGAGGCTGGGGCATGGGGTGTGTGGATGGAGGGCTCAGGTCCACTGAGTGACTTTGAGTAAGTCTCTTTTTGACCTGGCCTCAGTATCACCCTGTATAAAACACAGGGGTGGCCTGGACAGTCTCTTGGGCTCTTGTGCCCTCATTAAGCAAGTGCAGACCCCGGGGCTGGGCCTAGGGGACGGGGTCGGGGAGGGTTGATGCCTGCAAGGCTGGATGGAGGGTGATGAATGGCGCCTGCCCTCTGCCCACAGTTTCAGCGGCCTCAGGACCAGTACCCACCCTTCCGCTTTGGCACGGTGCCCAATGGCAGCACGGAGCGGAACATCCGCAGCAACTACCGAGACATGCACACCCACATGGTCAAGTTCAACCAGCGGTCGGTGGAAGACGCCCTCACCAGCCTCAAGATGGGGTGGGTCCTCCGCTCTGCACCCACCCTCTGACTTCTCTACCCACATGTCTCCCTGATGGCCAGCCTCAGCTCTGGTCCTTCCTAAGAGATGCAAGGTGGGGACATTGAGGCTGGGGTGTCCTGAAGGATTCTTGGAGAAGCGGGTAGGGAGGTCTTGGGACAGAGTAAACTTTCAAGCAAAACTGGATGCCCACTGTGCGGCTGAGAGATGCAGCCGAGGTCTTGACCAGGGTTCAACCTTGGCCTGAGGTGGTGGTTGTGACCTTCTTACGGTCCTTGGGGCATggaggggctgggcagagagggcCTGTCCTCTGGGGGTAGAGTTCCCTGGTCTCTCTGAGAGGAGCGTAGGTGGGGTCCCTGAGCTATGGAGGGGGCTCTTTTCTGTATCCAGGACCCAGGAGAACCAGAGAAGGCTCTGACCACCCATCTCTCCTGGTCAGTGCCCAGCGGGCTCCTACGGCCCAGCTCCTTGTCAGGCCCCAGGTTTGGTGTCCCCACCTCACATGACCCCTGGCCTGTCCCCAGGAAGCTGGACGCCTTCATCTACGATGCCGCTGTCCTCAACTACATGGCGGGCAAGGACGAGGGCTGCAAGCTGGTCACCATTGGCTCTGGCAAGGTCTTTGCTACCACTGGCTACGGCATCGCCATGCAGAAGGACTCCCACTGGAAACGGGCCATAGACTTGGCGCTCCTTCAGTTCTTGGGGGATGGTGGGTGCTGCTGCTGGGGgcttggggccctgggtgggCCATGGAAGCTGAGGCGGGGACAGCTGCCTGATGGCTGGTCAGCATCTCCATTACTGTTCTGAGTCCCAGGgcctgtgggcaggaagaggtCTCTGGCAGTGAGAGCTGGGCCTGTGGGTGGGGGTATCTGGAGGGACTGCCTGAAgacctggggaaggggtgggctTGCCAGGAGGGCGTGGACGATAGGACTAAATGAGAGTCTCTTGGAAGGGCAGGAAGACAGGAGGAAGCTCAGGCCACACCCTGGGGCTATGGGAGGAGGCTcagatcctttcttttttctctagacCCCTCTCAACTATTTCCATCTTGAGATCACCTAGGGTAGTGCCAGGGGCCTGCCCAGTCCCAGAGCCGGGGGCTCAGGCTTGCCTTGGTACCAGCGGCTCACACGTGTAAGCAGTCCACTTAACCTGTGGACCTGTTCAGTCCACTGTTCAGTCCAGCTGAAGCTGCCCCCAAACCCAGAGGCTTCAGTGCCATAAGATAAAACTGTGATTTTCCATCAGTATCACAGAATGAGAATGATAGGAATGAAGGTGCTGTGGTGTCCTCAGGGGCCTAGGCCTTTTGTCTCTGTGCAcccagctctgtgcctggcatGGAGATACCCAATAAGTTTCACCCAGGAGTGAATGATAACATCGACCCAGTCAGCAAACTCTTCCTGGGTCTGTGGCAGGGCGGGGGTGCAGGGGTGGGCATGGCAAAGGCAGATCTCACCTACCCCAgccccccactctgctttcctttcttcctgctcaTTGACAACGCCcacccccctccttctgcccccgcTGGGCTAGATCCCTGGTTGGTCCTGCAAGGGGGTGGCACCCTGGTGAGCCCTGGGAGGCTCTTTCCTGAGCCGGGCGTGTGGTCCCCCCCACTCCCGCCAtccccacccttgccaggggAGACCCAGAAGCTGGAGACAGTGTGGCTCTCAGGGATCTGCCAGAACGAGAAGAACGAGGTCATGAGCAGCAAGCTGGACATCGACAACATGGCTGGCGTCTTCTACATGCTGCTGGTGGCCATGGGGCTGGCCCTGCTGGTCTTTGCCTGGGAGCACCTGGTCTACTGGAAA includes the following:
- the GRIN2C gene encoding glutamate receptor ionotropic, NMDA 2C isoform X1; the encoded protein is MGGALGSALLLTSLLGAWAGLGPGQGEQAVTVAVVFGSSGPPHAQVRTRLTSQSFMDLPLEIQPLTVGVNNTNPSSLLTQICGLLGAARVHGIVFEDNVGTEAVAQILDFISSQTHVPILSISGGSAVVLTPKEPGSAFLQLGVSLEQQLQVLFKVLEEYDWSAFAVITSLHPGHALFLEGVRAVADASYLSWRLLDVLTLELGPGGQRAHIQRLLRQVDAPVLVAYCSREEAEVLFAEAAQAGLVGPGHVWLVPSLALGSTDAPPAAFPVGLISVVTESWRLSLRQKVRDGVAILALGAHGYQRQHGALPSPAGDCRGHPGPVSPAREAFYRHLLNVTWEGRDFSFSPGGYLVQPTMVVIALNRHRLWEMVGRWDHGVLHMKYPVWPRYSASLQPVVDSRHVTVATLEERPFVIVESPDPGTGGCVPNTVPCRRQNNQTFRSARMCGKAAVCCRAMAAVCGLRLGEGGWGPSAKPGGAAGSDFWWSLGGSSGDTAPYTKLCCKGFCIDILKKLAKVVKFSYDLYLVTNGKHGKRVRGVWNGMIGEVYYKRADMAIGSLTINEERSEIVDFSVPFVETGISVMVARSNGTVSPSAFLEPYSPSVWVMMFVMCLTVVAITVFMFEYFSPVSYNQNLTSGKKSGGPSFTIGKSVWLLWALVFNNSVPIENPRGTTSKIMVLVWAFFAVIFLASYTANLAAFMIQEQYIDTVSGLSDKKFQRPQDQYPPFRFGTVPNGSTERNIRSNYRDMHTHMVKFNQRSVEDALTSLKMGKLDAFIYDAAVLNYMAGKDEGCKLVTIGSGKVFATTGYGIAMQKDSHWKRAIDLALLQFLGDGETQKLETVWLSGICQNEKNEVMSSKLDIDNMAGVFYMLLVAMGLALLVFAWEHLVYWKLRHSVPSTPRLDFLLAFSRGIYSCFSGVQSLASPARPPSPDLTAGSAQASVLKMLQAARDMVTTAGVSSSLDRAARTIESWGGGRRAPPPPACPGPRPPTPGPSPEPSPTGWGPAGGGRAAPGRRAPQPPGRPPTPRPSLPDVSRVSGWAAREARQQLPVGRGGRLLSGSERRALPERPLSPERCHYSSFPRADRSGRPFLPLFPEPPAPEDLPLLGPEQLARREALLRAAWARGSRPRHASLPSSVAEAFAWPRSLPVGCGHPACVHLAPAPAMRLPSYREACQEGVWARVPAWPHRQHACLHAHAHLPLCWGAVCPPLPPCASHSPWLTGAWGPPGHRGRTLGLSTGYRDSAGLEEVSRVACGTHGFPGPCTWRRISSLESEV
- the GRIN2C gene encoding glutamate receptor ionotropic, NMDA 2C isoform X2; amino-acid sequence: MGGALGSALLLTSLLGAWAGLGPGQGEQAVTVAVVFGSSGPPHAQVRTRLTSQSFMDLPLEIQPLTVGVNNTNPSSLLTQICGLLGAARVHGIVFEDNVGTEAVAQILDFISSQTHVPILSISGGSAVVLTPKEPGSAFLQLGVSLEQQLQVLFKVLEEYDWSAFAVITSLHPGHALFLEGVRAVADASYLSWRLLDVLTLELGPGGQRAHIQRLLRQVDAPVLVAYCSREEAEVLFAEAAQAGLVGPGHVWLVPSLALGSTDAPPAAFPVGLISVVTESWRLSLRQKVRDGVAILALGAHGYQRQHGALPSPAGDCRGHPGPVSPAREAFYRHLLNVTWEGRDFSFSPGGYLVQPTMVVIALNRHRLWEMVGRWDHGVLHMKYPVWPRYSASLQPVVDSRHVTVATLEERPFVIVESPDPGTGGCVPNTVPCRRQNNQTFSGDTAPYTKLCCKGFCIDILKKLAKVVKFSYDLYLVTNGKHGKRVRGVWNGMIGEVYYKRADMAIGSLTINEERSEIVDFSVPFVETGISVMVARSNGTVSPSAFLEPYSPSVWVMMFVMCLTVVAITVFMFEYFSPVSYNQNLTSGKKSGGPSFTIGKSVWLLWALVFNNSVPIENPRGTTSKIMVLVWAFFAVIFLASYTANLAAFMIQEQYIDTVSGLSDKKFQRPQDQYPPFRFGTVPNGSTERNIRSNYRDMHTHMVKFNQRSVEDALTSLKMGKLDAFIYDAAVLNYMAGKDEGCKLVTIGSGKVFATTGYGIAMQKDSHWKRAIDLALLQFLGDGETQKLETVWLSGICQNEKNEVMSSKLDIDNMAGVFYMLLVAMGLALLVFAWEHLVYWKLRHSVPSTPRLDFLLAFSRGIYSCFSGVQSLASPARPPSPDLTAGSAQASVLKMLQAARDMVTTAGVSSSLDRAARTIESWGGGRRAPPPPACPGPRPPTPGPSPEPSPTGWGPAGGGRAAPGRRAPQPPGRPPTPRPSLPDVSRVSGWAAREARQQLPVGRGGRLLSGSERRALPERPLSPERCHYSSFPRADRSGRPFLPLFPEPPAPEDLPLLGPEQLARREALLRAAWARGSRPRHASLPSSVAEAFAWPRSLPVGCGHPACVHLAPAPAMRLPSYREACQEGVWARVPAWPHRQHACLHAHAHLPLCWGAVCPPLPPCASHSPWLTGAWGPPGHRGRTLGLSTGYRDSAGLEEVSRVACGTHGFPGPCTWRRISSLESEV